In Candidatus Ozemobacteraceae bacterium, one DNA window encodes the following:
- a CDS encoding extracellular solute-binding protein, with protein MFEGVRSRGGRVLFPACAAALLVCLAWMTGCTDSGRPAPARKRVTFLHYFSDTLSGGIDDMVKAFNAQQSSYEVAVTPLEMEAFKTSIRKTLETGSPPDLYSYWAGARVVSVLDKLQPIDDVWAAGGFDRLFSPMIIESACTYQGKKYLLPITQHLVCFFYNRSIFQKLSLKPPATWDEFLAVCETIKKAGIVPIALGSKAPWPAQFWFDYLLLRTAPFEYRQRLTRGEAHYTDPEVKRVCELWKQVVTAGYFNADATKIMWDTGANEMVFRGTAAMTLMGTWIIGSYCGETHKWKGGEDFDYFMFPAIDKGVPPVALGPIDGLVIPKNALNAEGAKETIRLLAGAENQAIMSRGSGAFAPNLTVASSTYCDLQERIRRDLQNCRFWAFNYDLAVPPAVADLGLEAFNEFLEFPELHEEIFRRLEQGAAALAGRKR; from the coding sequence ATGTTTGAGGGGGTTCGTTCAAGGGGAGGGCGCGTCTTATTTCCGGCGTGCGCGGCCGCGTTGCTGGTCTGTCTGGCCTGGATGACGGGATGCACGGATTCGGGGCGGCCGGCGCCGGCGCGAAAGCGCGTCACGTTTCTGCATTACTTTTCTGACACGCTGAGCGGGGGCATTGATGACATGGTCAAAGCCTTCAACGCGCAGCAGTCGAGCTACGAGGTCGCCGTGACGCCGCTCGAGATGGAGGCGTTCAAGACCAGCATCCGCAAGACTCTCGAGACGGGCAGTCCGCCGGACCTGTATTCCTACTGGGCGGGGGCCCGCGTCGTGTCGGTGCTCGACAAGCTGCAGCCGATCGACGACGTCTGGGCCGCCGGCGGCTTCGACCGGCTGTTTTCCCCGATGATCATCGAGTCGGCCTGCACCTACCAGGGAAAAAAATACCTGCTGCCGATCACGCAGCATCTGGTCTGCTTTTTCTACAACCGGTCGATCTTCCAAAAGCTGTCCCTGAAGCCGCCGGCGACCTGGGACGAGTTTCTCGCGGTCTGCGAGACGATCAAGAAGGCTGGCATCGTTCCGATCGCGCTGGGCTCGAAAGCGCCGTGGCCGGCCCAGTTCTGGTTCGACTACCTCCTCCTGCGCACGGCCCCGTTCGAGTACCGCCAGCGCCTGACGCGGGGCGAGGCGCATTACACCGATCCCGAAGTGAAGCGCGTCTGCGAACTCTGGAAACAGGTCGTCACGGCGGGATACTTCAACGCCGATGCCACGAAGATCATGTGGGACACAGGCGCGAACGAGATGGTCTTCCGGGGAACGGCGGCAATGACCCTGATGGGAACGTGGATCATCGGCTCCTACTGCGGAGAGACCCATAAATGGAAGGGCGGCGAGGATTTCGATTATTTTATGTTTCCTGCTATAGATAAGGGCGTTCCGCCCGTCGCTCTGGGCCCCATCGACGGGCTGGTCATTCCCAAGAACGCCCTGAATGCCGAGGGAGCGAAAGAAACCATCCGCCTGCTCGCCGGGGCAGAGAACCAGGCGATCATGAGCCGCGGGTCGGGCGCTTTCGCCCCGAATCTCACGGTCGCGAGTTCGACCTACTGCGATCTCCAGGAACGGATTCGCAGAGATCTCCAGAACTGCCGGTTCTGGGCGTTCAACTACGATCTGGCCGTTCCGCCGGCGGTGGCCGATCTCGGCCTCGAGGCATTCAACGAGTTCCTGGAGTTTCCCGAGCTTCACGAGGAGATATTCCGGAGGCTCGAGCAGGGTGCGGCGGCCCTTGCCGGGAGAAAACGCTGA
- a CDS encoding ATP-binding protein, producing MTAESGQTLFSRFRTFVRGGTFRSRLVAVFSFFLLMIVVQFLVFLVSLLFTIRAGTMTQVLAVLGRNFEGMHAEELVYGFSKNRANSARAYELIRQSRSIFEERLDFAAELQPSFNLMNLRNLLERHEHTFDEYVILVDQLEAFDSEARRLSGDLLTIADAMREEEAGLSDELHAIIRLVALSAWHEQESAERTMNENLQSIIAFGKSVRETALKPADKLEGYRLAATGNRYLDTFHRYRLNLEHLKSKELELHQSFFALRDACLAAEEVVKQRLLSFQWWALVILVAFFVLSVGTAAFATIFFSESLSRPLTRLLDATAAIRAGEYGRLVEIDSSDEFGELGRQFNTMADELKTSREKILLHQRTLEQNILDRTRQVRLSEALLRQIIDLVPHFIYAKDEDGRYFLVNRAFAEVCRRSVEEMIGLTYADLGGFEDEIERVNNEDREVIRSNRPMSISDYRTFVRDGPRRFLQTNKIPFQSEDGGKRSLLGVSIDLTEITEQKNLAEALKDEAIRARQAADAANQSKSLFLANMSHEIRTPLNAIIGYSQLLSRNAGLNETQIAYLTTIMNSGSHLLSLIDNILEISRIEAGHLEYRPAPFDLRLLLDSVKTMFAARAEMHGVRMEFVTDATIPRLLVTDEGKLRQILVNIVGNAVKFTEKGHITTTASYREGTLQIEVEDSGTGIAPEELALVFEKFEQTSSGRRVGSGTGLGMALSLRFARFLKGDITVESRPCEGTTFRLTLPVDLPREGVLASDVAPARRVRGIAPGSRRMTVLVADDLESNRSVLTTLLNLVGFGVGEAVDGRDAVEKFEKLLPDAVLMDLKMPEMSGIEALRQIRASERGRQVPVLIITAQGVDENRREALLAGATGFICKPFREDDLLRELGTCLGVSYVYEDASAGGRREKESAGAFVDLSSLSHEFIRELRRAIQRGERKGCLELLNTLPERDAAIGERLRELVNAYEYDRLLEVLKIPGEDGGST from the coding sequence ATGACCGCCGAATCTGGCCAGACGCTGTTTTCCCGCTTCCGGACCTTCGTTCGGGGCGGAACCTTCCGGTCCAGGCTGGTGGCGGTGTTCTCCTTCTTTCTCCTGATGATCGTCGTCCAGTTCCTGGTCTTCCTCGTCTCCCTGCTGTTCACCATTCGCGCCGGCACCATGACCCAGGTGCTGGCGGTGCTCGGAAGAAACTTCGAGGGCATGCACGCGGAAGAACTCGTCTACGGCTTTTCGAAGAACCGTGCGAACTCCGCACGAGCCTACGAGCTTATCCGGCAAAGCCGCAGCATCTTCGAGGAACGGCTGGATTTTGCCGCCGAGCTTCAGCCGTCTTTCAACCTGATGAATCTTCGGAACCTTCTGGAAAGGCATGAGCACACCTTCGACGAATACGTGATCCTTGTCGACCAGTTGGAAGCGTTCGACAGCGAGGCCCGACGCCTGTCGGGAGACCTTCTGACGATCGCGGACGCAATGCGGGAAGAGGAGGCCGGCCTTTCAGACGAACTCCACGCGATCATCCGCCTCGTGGCTCTCTCCGCATGGCATGAGCAGGAGTCCGCGGAACGCACGATGAACGAGAATCTGCAGTCGATCATCGCCTTCGGCAAGTCGGTCAGGGAAACGGCCCTGAAGCCGGCGGACAAGCTCGAGGGATATCGGCTTGCGGCAACGGGCAACCGGTATCTCGATACGTTCCACCGGTATCGCCTCAATCTCGAGCATCTCAAATCGAAGGAACTGGAGCTTCATCAGAGCTTTTTCGCCTTGAGAGACGCCTGCCTTGCCGCCGAGGAGGTGGTGAAACAGCGCCTGTTGTCGTTCCAGTGGTGGGCGCTGGTCATCCTCGTCGCATTTTTCGTCCTTTCCGTGGGCACGGCGGCCTTCGCCACGATTTTCTTTTCGGAAAGCCTCAGTCGCCCTCTGACCCGGCTTCTCGATGCCACGGCGGCGATCAGGGCGGGGGAATACGGCCGGCTGGTCGAGATCGATTCGTCCGACGAGTTCGGAGAGTTGGGCAGGCAGTTCAACACGATGGCGGACGAGCTGAAGACGTCCCGGGAAAAGATTTTGCTCCACCAGCGCACCCTCGAGCAGAACATCCTCGACAGAACACGCCAGGTGAGGCTCAGCGAAGCCCTGCTGCGCCAGATCATCGACCTGGTCCCGCATTTCATCTACGCAAAGGATGAAGACGGGCGATATTTCCTGGTGAATCGGGCGTTCGCCGAGGTCTGCCGCCGCTCGGTAGAAGAGATGATCGGGCTGACCTACGCGGATCTGGGCGGATTTGAAGACGAGATCGAGCGGGTGAACAACGAGGACAGGGAAGTGATTCGATCGAACAGGCCGATGAGCATCTCGGATTACCGGACGTTCGTACGCGACGGTCCCCGCCGCTTCCTTCAGACGAATAAGATTCCCTTCCAGTCCGAGGATGGCGGGAAGCGTTCTCTGCTCGGCGTATCGATCGATCTCACCGAGATCACCGAACAGAAAAATCTCGCCGAAGCCCTGAAGGACGAGGCGATTCGCGCTCGCCAGGCTGCCGATGCGGCGAACCAGTCCAAGAGCCTGTTCCTGGCGAACATGAGCCACGAGATCCGCACGCCGCTGAACGCGATCATCGGGTACTCCCAGCTCCTTTCGAGAAACGCCGGCCTGAACGAAACGCAGATCGCGTATCTGACCACCATCATGAACAGCGGCTCACACCTGCTTTCCCTCATCGACAACATCCTCGAAATCAGCAGGATCGAGGCCGGCCATCTCGAATACCGGCCCGCGCCCTTCGACCTCAGGCTTCTCCTGGACTCGGTGAAGACCATGTTCGCCGCGCGAGCTGAGATGCACGGCGTCAGGATGGAGTTCGTGACCGACGCAACTATTCCCCGACTCTTGGTGACCGACGAGGGAAAACTGCGGCAGATTCTCGTCAACATCGTCGGCAACGCGGTCAAGTTCACGGAGAAAGGCCATATCACGACGACCGCCTCGTATCGGGAAGGGACGCTGCAGATCGAGGTCGAAGACTCGGGAACCGGCATCGCGCCCGAGGAGCTGGCGCTCGTTTTCGAAAAGTTCGAGCAGACCTCGAGCGGCCGCCGGGTCGGGAGCGGCACCGGCCTGGGAATGGCCCTGAGCCTCCGGTTCGCGCGATTCCTGAAGGGGGATATCACCGTGGAAAGCCGCCCCTGCGAGGGAACCACGTTCCGGCTGACGCTGCCGGTCGATCTTCCGAGGGAAGGGGTGCTCGCGTCCGACGTCGCTCCCGCGAGGCGCGTTCGGGGGATTGCTCCCGGGTCGCGGCGGATGACCGTCCTGGTGGCGGATGACCTCGAGTCGAACCGGTCGGTCCTGACGACCCTGCTGAACCTGGTGGGGTTCGGCGTCGGCGAAGCCGTCGACGGACGCGACGCCGTCGAGAAGTTCGAGAAACTCCTTCCCGACGCGGTGCTCATGGATCTGAAAATGCCTGAAATGAGCGGTATCGAGGCTCTCCGGCAGATCCGGGCGAGCGAGCGGGGGCGACAGGTTCCCGTCCTGATCATCACCGCGCAGGGCGTCGATGAAAACCGCCGGGAGGCACTCCTCGCGGGGGCGACCGGATTCATCTGCAAGCCCTTTCGCGAAGACGATCTTCTTCGGGAACTCGGTACATGTCTGGGCGTCTCTTACGTCTACGAAGACGCATCTGCCGGAGGACGCCGCGAGAAGGAGTCTGCCGGGGCATTCGTGGATCTGTCCAGCCTCTCGCACGAATTTATCCGGGAGCTCCGTCGCGCGATTCAACGCGGCGAGCGAAAAGGATGCCTCGAGTTGCTGAACACCCTGCCGGAACGTGATGCCGCCATTGGCGAGCGCCTTCGGGAGTTGGTCAACGCCTACGAATATGATAGGCTTCTCGAAGTTCTGAAAATCCCCGGCGAGGATGGCGGCAGCACATGA
- a CDS encoding response regulator yields the protein MTENRPNRVLIIDDVPVNLSLLEGILLERQFEVASFPRGRLALAAMETNPPDLVLLDVSMPEMNGYEVCAAMRQNPLLKDIPVLFLSAANEEADKLRGFQAGGMDFITKPFHVEEVLARVNTHIQLARSKRDVAEKNRALEALTAELRAQNEALKSALAQIKVLKEFLPICSGCKKIRDDHGEWQDVDTYLSTHSDITFTHGLCPGCFNRYYPDYTYPSGARKT from the coding sequence ATGACCGAAAACCGGCCCAACCGCGTTCTGATCATCGACGACGTGCCCGTCAACCTGTCCCTCCTGGAAGGCATCCTTCTCGAGCGCCAGTTCGAGGTCGCATCGTTTCCGCGCGGCCGTCTGGCGCTTGCCGCCATGGAAACGAACCCGCCGGATCTCGTTCTGCTCGACGTCAGCATGCCCGAGATGAACGGATACGAGGTCTGCGCCGCCATGCGGCAGAACCCGTTGCTGAAAGACATCCCGGTGCTGTTCCTCAGCGCCGCGAACGAGGAGGCCGACAAGCTCAGGGGCTTCCAGGCCGGCGGCATGGACTTCATCACCAAGCCCTTCCACGTGGAAGAGGTGCTCGCCCGCGTCAACACCCACATCCAGCTTGCCCGCTCCAAGCGCGACGTCGCAGAGAAGAACCGCGCTCTCGAGGCGCTGACGGCCGAACTCCGGGCGCAGAACGAGGCGTTGAAGTCGGCTCTCGCCCAGATCAAGGTGCTGAAGGAATTCCTTCCGATCTGTTCGGGGTGCAAGAAAATCCGCGACGACCACGGCGAATGGCAGGATGTCGACACCTATCTCAGCACGCATTCCGACATCACCTTCACCCACGGCCTTTGTCCCGGCTGCTTCAACCGCTATTATCCCGATTATACCTACCCCTCCGGCGCGCGTAAAACCTGA
- a CDS encoding C25 family cysteine peptidase, giving the protein MKKFFALLALIVFVSGTACAGEIVFPDAIGSGLKVVSDKMASADEMTIRMTCSIDKMTSWDVETPKGTFTVLHAPDFYFGGAYGAPQLPVLTKLVQIPVGAEFKIDVKSYDTTEYDLAKFGITNKIFPRQPSAPKDGSQVPFVYEKSAYVSKGFGGMPLTSIKEVGFLRQMRLVHVAVSPIKYDPVANKIVVYNNVDFEIVLTGADMAKTRAMHAALSTPAFAWAEEMVVVPQALRFGRNTAPQSYVIVTAPMFKDAIAPFAASKAQKGFKVDVVTTDQFGTGAAITENLKKYLHDRYNNPTADNPAPSYVLFVGDHEQIPAFKGQTGSHITELYYVAVTPGDFLPDMLTGRFSAQTLDQLMPQIEKTMEYEKGQFADPSFLDDAVLVAGWDASWAKSHGWPHINYAEKYYFNAEHGFRTVSKYLSAGSQQNVAAIQAAIAKGASYVNYTAHGSSTSWADPGMSISDINKLGNKGKYPFVIGNCCLTSKFEVATCFGEAWLRAKDAGAIGYVGGTNSTYWDEDIWWGIGLHSIVKPNEQGVPPLKEKTGIGAIDTLFQGAGVSNAAFMVAGNLAVEASTSSRKQYYWEVYHLMGDPALKTYMGQPGK; this is encoded by the coding sequence GTGAAGAAGTTTTTTGCCCTGTTGGCGTTGATCGTTTTTGTGAGCGGAACCGCATGTGCCGGTGAGATCGTTTTCCCCGATGCGATCGGAAGCGGACTGAAGGTCGTCTCCGACAAGATGGCGAGTGCGGACGAGATGACGATCCGCATGACCTGTTCCATCGACAAGATGACCTCTTGGGACGTCGAAACCCCCAAGGGAACGTTCACCGTTCTCCACGCCCCTGACTTCTACTTCGGCGGCGCATACGGCGCCCCCCAACTGCCGGTGCTCACCAAGCTCGTCCAGATCCCGGTCGGGGCCGAGTTCAAGATCGATGTGAAGAGCTACGACACGACCGAGTATGACCTGGCGAAGTTCGGCATCACCAACAAGATTTTCCCCCGCCAGCCGTCCGCTCCGAAGGATGGCTCGCAGGTTCCGTTCGTGTATGAGAAGTCGGCCTACGTGTCGAAGGGTTTCGGCGGCATGCCGCTCACCTCGATCAAGGAAGTCGGCTTCCTGCGCCAGATGCGGCTCGTCCACGTCGCCGTCTCCCCGATCAAGTATGACCCGGTCGCCAACAAGATCGTGGTCTACAACAACGTCGATTTCGAGATCGTGCTGACCGGCGCCGACATGGCCAAAACCCGCGCGATGCACGCCGCGCTTTCGACCCCGGCGTTCGCCTGGGCGGAAGAGATGGTCGTCGTTCCCCAGGCTCTTCGTTTCGGCCGGAACACCGCGCCGCAGAGCTACGTGATCGTCACGGCCCCGATGTTCAAGGATGCCATCGCTCCGTTTGCGGCCTCGAAGGCCCAGAAGGGCTTCAAGGTCGACGTCGTCACGACCGACCAGTTCGGCACCGGCGCCGCGATCACCGAGAACCTCAAGAAGTATCTACACGACAGATACAACAACCCGACCGCCGACAACCCGGCCCCCAGCTACGTGCTGTTCGTCGGCGACCACGAGCAGATCCCGGCCTTCAAGGGCCAGACCGGCTCCCACATCACCGAGCTGTATTACGTCGCCGTCACCCCGGGCGACTTCCTGCCTGACATGCTGACCGGCCGCTTCTCGGCGCAGACGCTCGACCAGCTGATGCCGCAGATCGAGAAGACCATGGAATACGAGAAAGGGCAGTTCGCCGATCCGTCGTTCCTCGACGACGCGGTCCTGGTCGCCGGCTGGGATGCGAGCTGGGCGAAGAGCCACGGCTGGCCGCACATCAACTATGCCGAGAAATACTACTTCAATGCCGAGCACGGCTTCCGAACCGTGAGTAAGTATCTGTCCGCCGGTTCCCAGCAGAATGTGGCCGCGATCCAGGCCGCCATCGCGAAGGGCGCCAGCTACGTGAACTACACGGCCCACGGCTCGTCGACCTCCTGGGCTGACCCGGGCATGTCGATCAGCGATATCAACAAGCTGGGCAACAAGGGCAAATACCCGTTCGTCATCGGCAACTGCTGCCTGACCAGCAAGTTCGAAGTCGCGACCTGCTTCGGCGAAGCCTGGCTGCGCGCCAAGGACGCCGGTGCCATCGGCTACGTCGGCGGCACGAACAGCACCTACTGGGACGAAGACATCTGGTGGGGCATCGGCCTGCACTCGATTGTGAAGCCGAACGAGCAGGGCGTTCCGCCGCTCAAGGAAAAGACCGGAATCGGCGCGATCGACACCCTGTTCCAGGGCGCCGGCGTGAGCAACGCCGCCTTCATGGTCGCCGGAAACCTGGCCGTCGAGGCCTCGACCTCCAGCCGCAAGCAGTATTACTGGGAAGTCTACCACCTCATGGGCGACCCGGCCCTCAAGACCTACATGGGCCAGCCCGGCAAGTAA
- a CDS encoding HDIG domain-containing protein, protein MESAAGITREKALELLHTHVKNENMIRHCLASEAVLKALARRLGENEQVWGLAGLLHDLDVEITNADLSVHGLKSVELLAQAGVSPDIIDAIRMHNERAHGETRTKRFHHALAAGETITGLVTATTLVYPDKKLSSVKPSSIVKRMKEKAFAASVDREIIRECEKIGIPLNEFAALAVEAMQSVASDLGF, encoded by the coding sequence ATGGAGAGCGCTGCCGGAATCACCAGGGAAAAAGCCCTGGAGCTGTTGCACACCCACGTCAAAAACGAGAACATGATCCGCCATTGCCTTGCGTCCGAGGCGGTGCTAAAAGCTCTGGCACGCCGACTGGGCGAAAACGAACAGGTGTGGGGCCTGGCCGGCCTCCTGCACGATCTCGACGTCGAGATCACGAACGCCGATCTTTCGGTCCATGGCCTGAAATCGGTCGAACTTCTCGCGCAGGCGGGAGTGTCCCCCGACATCATCGACGCCATCCGGATGCACAACGAGCGGGCCCACGGCGAGACCCGCACGAAGCGGTTTCATCATGCCCTCGCAGCAGGCGAAACGATCACGGGCCTCGTCACCGCCACGACCCTGGTGTATCCCGACAAGAAACTGAGCAGCGTCAAGCCATCCTCGATTGTCAAGCGCATGAAGGAAAAGGCGTTCGCGGCGTCGGTCGACCGCGAGATCATCCGCGAATGCGAAAAGATCGGGATTCCGCTGAACGAGTTCGCCGCCCTCGCCGTCGAAGCCATGCAATCCGTCGCTTCCGACCTCGGCTTCTGA
- a CDS encoding SulP family inorganic anion transporter, whose translation MGDIWGGLAAMLVALPSSIAFGVLVYSAFGPSFVAQGAMIGILGAAAVGIVAPFVGRNGPLISAPCAPAAAVLAAVTAELLSGTNGHQLSPEAIAAVLGLVVLASGLLQIFYGLAGCGRLIKFIPYPVVTGYLSGVGLLIILGQLSRLFGLPEGTALRDGLLAPDLWKWPGLAVGITSMIFMVVAPRLTKHVPAPVMGLAAGVIAYFGIAILNPSLLRLDGNALIIGQIQASGSFFEAVAGRAGSLFSLDVGLLRLVLVPSLTLSILLSIDTLKTCVVLDTLTRNRHDSDRELIAQGAGNVTAFLAGGMAGAGTMGPTLVNLSSGGQSWRSAVFEGFAVVFALLALSKLIAWVPVGALAGILLVVAWRMIDKSIFHLLATPAGRQDFAVIAAVVVTALTVDLIAASGVGIGLSILLFIRDQIKGNVIRRKLYLNEVSSKTRRPALERELLQKHGGQGIFCQLQGNLFFGTTDQLYSQLEPDLRTRRYLLLDMRHVLSMDYTAAHLLQLMDGRLRERDGRLLFSGMPSGLHNQRNFEEYLGQLGVIQQSDGITVFETRNDALAWIESRLLEDCGVRPQTEESPLPVEHFDLFREFDADSLGALESCMREVTLAAGDRLFSKGDTGDELFLVRRGRISVLLPLEGGKIHHLADIGRGSYVGELSFLDHRPRSADAIAREATNLLILSRKRFDELVRSSSLVGVKVFARLALVIAERLRQTDIELESLEER comes from the coding sequence ATGGGGGATATCTGGGGAGGCCTGGCGGCGATGCTGGTCGCCCTCCCGTCGTCGATCGCCTTCGGGGTGCTGGTCTACTCTGCGTTCGGCCCGTCGTTCGTGGCCCAGGGGGCAATGATCGGCATCCTCGGGGCAGCCGCCGTCGGCATCGTCGCGCCGTTCGTCGGCCGGAACGGGCCGCTGATTTCCGCTCCCTGCGCGCCCGCCGCCGCCGTTCTTGCCGCCGTGACGGCCGAGCTTCTCTCGGGCACCAACGGCCATCAGCTTTCGCCTGAGGCGATCGCCGCCGTTCTCGGCCTGGTCGTGCTCGCGTCGGGCTTGCTGCAGATCTTTTACGGGCTGGCCGGATGCGGCCGGCTGATCAAGTTCATTCCGTATCCCGTGGTGACCGGCTACCTGTCCGGCGTCGGCCTCCTGATCATCCTCGGCCAGCTCTCCAGGCTCTTCGGACTTCCCGAGGGAACCGCCCTGCGGGACGGGTTGCTCGCCCCCGATCTTTGGAAGTGGCCCGGACTGGCGGTCGGCATCACCTCGATGATCTTCATGGTCGTCGCCCCTCGCCTCACGAAACATGTCCCGGCGCCGGTCATGGGCCTGGCCGCAGGCGTGATCGCCTATTTCGGCATCGCCATCCTCAATCCATCGCTCCTCCGCCTCGACGGGAACGCGCTGATCATCGGGCAGATCCAGGCCTCGGGATCGTTCTTCGAGGCGGTCGCCGGCCGCGCAGGCTCGTTGTTTTCCCTCGACGTCGGGCTTCTCCGGCTTGTTCTCGTGCCGTCCCTGACGCTCTCCATCCTGTTGTCGATCGACACGCTCAAGACCTGCGTCGTTCTCGACACCCTGACCCGGAACCGCCACGACTCCGACCGGGAGCTCATCGCCCAGGGCGCCGGCAACGTCACAGCCTTTCTGGCCGGCGGCATGGCGGGAGCGGGAACCATGGGCCCGACGTTGGTCAACCTCTCCAGCGGCGGCCAGTCCTGGCGGTCGGCCGTCTTCGAAGGCTTCGCCGTGGTGTTCGCCCTGCTGGCGCTGTCGAAGCTGATCGCCTGGGTCCCCGTCGGAGCACTCGCCGGCATTCTTCTGGTCGTGGCATGGAGAATGATAGATAAAAGTATATTTCATCTCCTGGCCACTCCGGCCGGCCGCCAGGATTTCGCCGTCATCGCCGCCGTCGTCGTCACCGCTCTGACCGTCGATTTGATCGCGGCCTCCGGCGTCGGAATAGGACTCTCGATCCTGCTCTTCATCCGCGACCAGATCAAGGGAAACGTGATCCGCCGGAAACTGTATCTCAACGAGGTCTCCTCGAAGACCCGACGGCCGGCCCTGGAGCGTGAACTGCTCCAGAAGCACGGAGGCCAGGGCATCTTCTGCCAACTGCAGGGGAATCTGTTCTTCGGCACCACGGACCAGCTGTATTCCCAGCTCGAGCCCGACCTGCGCACGCGGCGTTACCTCCTCCTGGACATGCGTCACGTCCTGTCGATGGACTACACCGCCGCCCATCTCCTCCAACTGATGGATGGCCGGCTGAGGGAGCGCGACGGCCGCCTGCTGTTCAGCGGGATGCCTTCCGGCCTGCACAACCAGCGGAACTTCGAGGAATACCTCGGCCAGCTGGGCGTCATCCAGCAGTCCGACGGAATCACGGTATTTGAAACCCGCAACGACGCCCTCGCCTGGATCGAATCGCGCCTGCTCGAAGACTGCGGAGTGAGGCCGCAGACGGAGGAAAGTCCGCTCCCCGTCGAACATTTCGATCTCTTCAGGGAATTCGACGCCGATTCCCTCGGGGCGCTCGAATCCTGCATGCGGGAAGTCACGCTGGCCGCCGGAGACCGGCTGTTCTCCAAGGGAGACACGGGCGACGAACTTTTCCTGGTCCGGAGAGGCCGCATCAGCGTCCTTCTGCCTCTCGAGGGCGGGAAAATCCATCATCTCGCCGATATCGGGCGCGGCAGTTACGTCGGGGAACTCTCCTTCCTCGACCATCGCCCCCGCTCCGCAGATGCGATCGCCCGGGAAGCCACGAACCTGCTCATCCTCTCGCGGAAGCGATTCGACGAACTCGTACGCTCCTCGTCCCTGGTCGGCGTGAAAGTGTTCGCCCGGCTCGCCCTCGTCATCGCCGAGCGACTCCGCCAGACCGACATCGAACTGGAGAGTCTCGAAGAACGCTGA
- a CDS encoding MBL fold metallo-hydrolase: protein MPSRILLIALLATTFCLDVSAMAQAVSPATPASDTLVTSAGSLDITFVGHGTLMLRFAGKTIHIDPYSSLADYSTLPKADLILVTHGHADHLDAKAISAIRTPMTAIICPKACVAELPGGTVMNNGDTNTDHGFTIEAVPAYNVVHARDNGRPFHPKGEGNGYVLTFGETRVYVAGDTENTPEMKALKKIDVAFLPMNLPYTMTPEMVADAARSFKPRILYPYHYGDTDPARLTALLADMPEIEVRIRSMR, encoded by the coding sequence ATGCCGTCACGTATTCTTCTGATCGCCCTGCTCGCAACGACATTCTGCCTCGACGTGTCCGCCATGGCTCAGGCAGTTTCGCCGGCAACCCCGGCATCCGACACGCTCGTGACGTCGGCCGGCAGTCTCGACATCACCTTCGTCGGCCACGGCACCCTGATGCTTCGTTTTGCCGGAAAAACGATACATATCGATCCTTATAGTTCTCTCGCGGACTACTCCACACTGCCCAAGGCCGATCTCATCCTCGTCACGCACGGTCACGCCGACCATCTCGACGCGAAGGCGATCTCGGCAATCCGGACCCCCATGACGGCCATCATCTGCCCGAAAGCCTGCGTCGCCGAGCTGCCCGGCGGCACCGTCATGAACAACGGCGACACAAACACCGACCACGGGTTCACGATCGAGGCCGTCCCCGCCTACAACGTCGTCCATGCGCGCGACAACGGCCGCCCCTTCCATCCGAAGGGCGAGGGAAACGGCTACGTCCTGACCTTCGGCGAAACCCGGGTCTACGTGGCCGGGGACACCGAAAACACGCCTGAGATGAAGGCGTTGAAAAAGATCGACGTCGCATTCCTGCCCATGAACCTGCCGTATACCATGACGCCGGAGATGGTCGCCGATGCGGCCCGCTCCTTCAAACCGCGGATTCTCTATCCCTACCATTACGGCGACACCGACCCCGCCCGGCTGACGGCTCTGCTCGCGGACATGCCCGAAATCGAGGTCCGCATCAGGTCGATGAGGTAA